The region TTGGTACGACCTGCCCGCTGTAGGTATGCATCAAGACCACGAGACAGTGGCCTGCGTCGGCGAGGGATTCGGCATAGCTGCGAATATGGTCGCTGTCGGTGTAGAGGCCCGAGTTTGCCGGCCGCGCACCGCTCATGAATAGGAGTCTTGGAATCAACACTTTGTGACCGAGAGCTCGAAGGACTGCGGCAAGATCGTAATAATGGGTGGGATTATGCCACGCGCCATGCAAGATGATGATCGTAGTTCTGGGATTGGCAGGAGCGCTGACTCTGGCCATGGTGGAGGGACTGAACAGCCGCAAGAGGTGGCGAGATCGTATTACTCTTACTGTTGTGAGAATATTGGCAATTGGTGGAAGGTCGACGACAATGGGAAGAAGTGATTTTCTATATAGATAGGGGTTGCCGTGCAAAGGGAGGGCTTGGTGTTGACGTACATAAGCCTTAGCGCGATTAAATCAGGTAAGATGGCAGTAGTAATCAGCTGCTACGTTGTTGAGCAATCTAGAATTCAATGGAcataaaaaataaaatttGTTCTTTATCCCAACAGGTACGCTAAGTTTCTAGGGATTCCTCCATGCTCTTACTCGATAGAGGAGCGCCTCGGGTCCCACTCAATGTCGACATCCGTCTGAATGCGTACCTGAGAGCAAGTATTCGGGTTGATAAAACTGTTTGAACCTTTTGCTGTAGCCTTTGAGAACGATATTGCCCCATCCAGGCGGCGGAGATACATTCTTGACTCTCCCAAGCCCGCCGAATACAGCCCTCGTTCGGATCGACCCCGAAAATGCTTGACGAGGCTAGGAAGCATAGGTAGGCAGGCACAGATTATGCTGAGGTTAGACTCCACCGCCGTCCAGATTCCTGCAAGGTAGAGCGTGTCTGTCCATGGAAACTGGTTTAGCCTCGTGAAGGTGAATCCGCCGCTTTTCCCTGATTGCAGCGGACTTACAGTTGATGTTATCAATCTGGGACCATGACAGGTAGTAGGCGCGCATGATGCTTGTGACGCAGACGCTGAAAAGAGTACTGTATCAGCCACTTTTTTCCACCGTCCCAAAGGGGGTTCTCACAATCCGCCCAGAGCAAAAACACCTGAGAGTAAGATTCTGCGACGgcagctcatcttcaggctCCATACCAATGGCTGGGCCATGCATAGTATGGTAATGTTGTATACTATGTTGATGATGCCCATGGCCATCCAGAAGGCCTGGTTGTTGATACTCGTGTGAGGCAACCACGATTTCCACTGTGCCTGGACAGGATTATACGCAAAGATTAACCCGAATATGCAGGCGAGCCAGTATCCCAGAATAAGCCCGCCCATGGCCCAGGTCGCGGCCACGAATGTTCTTGAAGTGGTGAAAATACGCCGATAGTAGAGAATGATCGATATTTTAGCCAGGGATACCGTCGTGTTGTAGAGGCAATTGTTCGCGAGCACAATCTGATTCAGAGATCTtcagagaaaagaaaaatcctAAATTATGGCTGTGGATCACGAACCTTGCTGCGTCGCTCGATAGTAAAACGGTCATACTGTGAGATATCCCAACCGCTGCGGCCAACAGTGTCGGTGAGTACGGTAGTGGTTAGGGTGGCGTACGCGAATATCAGAGCTGCGAGGCAGACCCAATCGTCGGATTTTATTTTGACTGTGAGAAGTCGCGAAGCCAGACGCAAACCAACAAAAATGGTCGCCAAAAAGGTCACCATCGCGGTGATTCCCATGGAGACCCGGTTCCTGTGGCTGACCCCATCAGGGAGCCGGTCTTGGGACTCCATCGCGATCACCAAGAAAGTAGAAGAGTTAAAGATGATCTGAATAAAATGAGAAACTGTACGGAACCGAATGACTACCCTAGAAGGCAGTGTACCTCTTATGGGGTTAATATTGCTGGCTTAAACTTCTGTAACATGAATAGCTTTGGCAGGAGGGCTGACCCTACAGTACGAGTTTCAAAAGTCTCCCTCGCTTCAGAGGAGGAATATCTCTGTCACAAAGAGACAATGGATTTTTTGTGTGACCATTCTGACGGTTTATCTGCATGGTCAGCGAGGTTTGCTTACCCAGACGGTGGTTTCAACCCAACCAGCCCCCAGTCACGCTTACCGACCTCGACACGTCACTAGATCGGCCATTCTGCTATAATATCAATAAATATAATCTCGAAGCTGGTATTTAGAGCGTCTGCCACTGGTAACTTTGGTCATCTATTGGGGATCCCCTCATTATAGGAAATGTAGTCCGAACAGCAATGAGTATACATGGCTGTAACTTTGATCAGTTCGTCAATAGAGATCCTGTGTCCCCCAAGGGATGGCTTGCAGGAAGATACCCAGATGGCACATAGCTATTATTAGTCTTGTCTCGCCCAGTTCTGGGTAATCTGGGGCTCTCTAGAGATGGATATTTATCTATGTCAGCATCACCCCGGTTGCTGCCTATACTCCGGGTACTTGTCGTAGCTACAAGAGATTCTAGCGAGCTCGGCCGTCAGCCAAAGATTCGGAACAAGGTTCTTTGACGCAGTTAACACCGAGATGGATGCACTCGCAGGCTCACTATGCACGAAATGTTGAGGCGCTCGACCATTACAATAATGAATGACGAGTAGGTACGAGAAGCCATGCTGTTTGAGAGGCCATAAGAGGAGGGATGGCTAGATTGGCATTATGAAGCCATGAATATCGCCATACACTGCTTCATCGAGCAGGCTTTAGAATACATTGGCAACCCTTTACGTTCAACGGTCCCGAACACCTTTAACCGTATACATTCTGGATGAAACGCCGGCAGCAGATCCTCGTAAAGCGGCGTTTGAGGGAAACTGTCCAGTCTTCATTAGCCTTTGAAGAGTATCGCGGGCTGCTCATTGCCAGGGTAGAGAGCTCTGGACCAGAAGGGCAACTATTCATGCTCGCTGGGCAAAATTTGAGAGCATTCTGTCCGGCGAAACGAATCCACTGATTTGATATCCCGCGACGGTCTCGCAGAGCAGGTCTTATCGAACCACATCACGCGCACCTAGTTGCAGCCTAAAACCTCTCTCGAGAACCCGGCAATGAGGACCATTGAGATAAGTGATGGCGCTGGGGGTATGACGCTCCGCAGCCTCGAGTCCTTTGCGTCAGACGAGCTCAAAGTCTACAAGATACGACTATCAGATACTTCAtccgtcctcttcgcccGGGGGCAGAGAGATCCCAGAAGTAGTGACATTCTTTGATTTTTCTTATCCGACATTTCTCAGGATCCTGGCATTCAGATATCTGGATTGGCGAGCTACAAGTTGGTCATAACATCTCATATGCTTCATGCAACCCGCAAGCTGGATGACGCCATAACCAATACCCGCAAGGTCCTCAAGCCAGGTGAGGAGTTGGTCCTGCTTGAAAAAATGAAACCAGACACTTGCATTTGCCCTTTGTGTCCAGGGTGCTGACAGGATGGTCAGACTGCCTACATTATAAGACCCGTTCAGATTCAGTCGTTGCATCACAAAAAACAGTGGCATCAGCTTTTGAAGGAAATGGCTCCTCTGGTGTCGACGTGCAGGTGCTGGttcagaaaaaggagaagtaCCGGTACAGCAGCATCGTTATATCCACAGCAATTGGTGAGGATGGACCAGAGACGGATTCTCCCCCGGATGTGGTGTTCCTCGTCAACTCTGATATTCAAGATCAGTGGGATGTTGTAACTACAATCAACAAGGCTCAGCCGTGGCCTATCGTCAGCCTCGCGGATGCTAACGCATTCGCTTTCAACCTCTCAACCACGCTGGTATTTCTCAATGGTCTGCATAATTCGCTCTGATCAGCACATTATGGAAGGATTGGGACGAGCGTTGGCATCAGACTATACAAGAAAGTTGTTTGTAACTTTGCCAGTGGACTAATCTGATACCCAACTCACATTCTAGGTTACATCCCAAGGTTTGTTGAGAAAATCGAGAAGTATTCGATAGATGACCTCGAGGCCATTTATATCGCCTCAAACGGTAAACTTTGCATACCGACAGTGTCCGATGACAGCACCGCAAGCCAGTGGCTCACCCAATCGTCAGCAATTCCCGTATCGAGGAAGTCAAGTCGTCCGCTGCAACCAGCTGTTCCTTCGCCAACCGGGTAGGCGCGAAAAGTCAATGTATACTGAGTACGAACAGGAGTCGCCGTCCCTGGTTGAGGATGAAATCATCGTCCGCGTTGAGCCCTGCTCGACGACGATCCATCGCTCGTCGGTGCAATCTGCCAGGTCACCAATAGCCAAGGCCTTGACGTTCAGATCGGGTGTCTGGAAGACTACGACGGTTCCGGTCTCTCATGCTGCCTCGCTCCTGAGAGGCACGCGGTGGACCTCAGTCTCCAGAGTACAAAGAAGTTGGACCTCACAATATCTGGCTTCTCTCGAGTTTCTTATTTGTCTATTGACATGAAAGGGATGCTTGTCAGAATGACTGCAGAACGGTTCTTCCGTAAGGCCTGTGATGTCCACGTGttcaagaagctggggtAACCCGAACCGATCCATAAATAATATTACTGTACTGAATCTGTGCCACGGTTCGCACAACATCAACCTTCGGATATAAGTGGCCTGGACCTAGCTGTGCAAATGCAGTCGGTCTTTCCAGACAAATACCTGAAGCCACATTGATACTCGTGCAACAATTGCGTAACCTAGGTACTACAAAATGCCGGCCCGGAGTGCGCTCCCTCGTACAGgaccttctcgacatctaGCGGTATCTGGAAACGATTGGTCATTACCAGGGGGTGAAGCGATATTTCCCTGGACTGGTTTCTATGCGGCTGTGCAGAAATTCTAGGGTAATGGCTGGGTGGTTCTTACTCCTCATCTACAGTCGGATGCTCAAGCCTCGATCAGGCTGGCCTGCTGACCCCTATCATGATATCACCATACTCTATCTTCCTAAATTAGTATGTAGACGCTCAAAACATTATAAttcgtcttctcgccggCAAATACCCCTTCCATTTTAGTGCGCATCATCCCCCAACTGCGGACAGGCCTCGCTGCCCAAAGTACAAAGTATCGCCGCCATTATTCGTCTAAAACTTCATACTCACTTAAGGACAACAGATATCAAATTTATTTTGGCACATTAAGATGCGATGTGGGGTTTAAAGCTCCCAGCGAACACTCCCATCGTcctggccgtcttcggcaTCCAGCGTCTCGAAGCGAACAACGCCAACTTACTGATCGACGCGTTCAATGCCGTGTTCACCACCAATGTGCCGATCATTGAACACCTAGAACAGGATGATCCAACACCAACCCGCCTCTGGCTGACATATTGGCCCTCTAGAGCCGTCTTCGAGACATGGTGGAATAGCGGACCCGTATCATCCTTCTGGTCTTCACTTCCTGATGACGCGGGAGTATACCGCGAGATTATGACCGTCCCTCCTGGTCGAACTCAGCATG is a window of Aspergillus nidulans FGSC A4 chromosome VI DNA encoding:
- a CDS encoding phenylacetaldoxime dehydratase family protein (transcript_id=CADANIAT00009821), which translates into the protein MALGDPGIQISGLASYKLVITSHMLHATRKLDDAITNTRKVLKPVASAFEGNGSSGVDVQVLVQKKEKYRYSSIVISTAIGEDGPETDSPPDVVFLVNSDIQDQWDVVTTINKAQPWPIVSLADANAFAFNLSTTLVFLNGYIPRFVEKIEKYSIDDLEAIYIASNGKLCIPTVSDDSTASQWLTQSSAIPVSRKSSRPLQPAVPSPTGQGLDVQIGCLEDYDGSGLSCCLAPERHAVDLSLQSTKKLDLTISGFSRVSYLSIDMKGMLVRMTAERFFRKACDVHVFKKLGRMLKPRSGWPADPYHDITILYLPKLLPANTPIVLAVFGIQRLEANNANLLIDAFNAVFTTNVPIIEHLEQDDPTPTRLWLTYWPSRAVFETWWNSGPVSSFWSSLPDDAGVYREIMTVPPGRTQHGTNATERVNGMANLGIFEDISEKSGYWGCYYDRMADVTRERRNDIRSAASKTPSQSSSALTGEKILRGRVNLNAGYLPDNIAFVVEGQDHSSISSEERSHWFEHFDAAVTRWIINLVAAGPEHGVLNARLCYEPVCGTYRDADGAPSALNYNRKIQLFYFQDMESMERIGRENKGHVNLRREFMASYAPDGPMGRLPGKLCLWVEASILKSKEIEAEYVGCVKGTGLMGLSWE
- a CDS encoding uncharacterized protein (transcript_id=CADANIAT00009820), producing MADLVTCRGRVVIRFRTVSHFIQIIFNSSTFLVIAMESQDRLPDGVSHRNRVSMGITAMVTFLATIFVGLRLASRLLTVKIKSDDWVCLAALIFAYATLTTTVLTDTVGRSGWDISQYDRFTIERRSKIVLANNCLYNTTVSLAKISIILYYRRIFTTSRTFVAATWAMGGLILGYWLACIFGLIFAYNPVQAQWKSWLPHTSINNQAFWMAMGIINIVYNITILCMAQPLVFLLWADWKSGGFTFTRLNQFPWTDTLYLAGIWTAVESNLSIICACLPMLPSLVKHFRGRSERGLYSAGLGESRMYLRRLDGAISFSKATAKGSNSFINPNTCSQVRIQTDVDIEWDPRRSSIE